GAAGTGTGTGACCCTTATCCGGAGAAACTTGGTGGATTCGCTGTGACATAGTGTTTTCATCCACGGAGTCTGTTTCTCGTTCACTTGCTTCGATACATCATCTGTCGAAATTCCACAAATCAAAGAACCATCCAACGTCAGAATTAACAATGTATCTTTGGCTGAAATTAagatcattattttcttttggtcGATCCAAATCGAAAAGGGAAATTGAATAGAGAGTAGAGAATAGAAAAGGAACCTGACTCAGAAGGAACGTAGTCAAAGAACAAAGCGGTGGAATTTTCAGCGAGCATTTGGATTTGAATGGATTGATCTGCAAGAACGGGTGCTTTGTGTTAAAGAAGAAGTGGTTAATTCAATTGGTTAGTGGAGAGAAAGTGAGATTACCGTTCATGGTTCTCCATTTCCAAGATCCAACTTCTTAACCAATAAAGCAAGAGAGCAATGGAGCGCAAAAGAGTAACGTTCTTTTCTTTCTGAGATTTAGCAATTGAGCGAAGAGAGGAATAGAGTactgtttttttctttagattTCAAAGTTTGAAATCACAACGGCTAAATGCTAATATCAAATTCTCAAAAGCGTCTTCTATTTTGGGCCTTGGGATGGGCAACCCAAATTTGAAAGCCCAATCTTTTCGTGGGAATGGGCTAGGCTGCTTTGATTAAACAACTATTAAAATATACTAgaattaagaatatatatatatatatatatatatatatatatatatataaaagctgaAATCGTTTATATGATATATGACTCAAATTTTGTAGTGAAATCgttacatttattatatttatgaagaCTTTTTTCCtatgatgtaatatttaaaaatccaattatattgtataaatacaacaataaattaacattatttgataaattaaccaaatatagtgtaattaaaaatgaaggaataaatctattattttctaaaaggtaataaaaaaatagaaaacttgAGTAGAACAAATGATTGATAAATTAACCAAATATAGTGTAGTTAGAGATGAAggaataaatctattattttctaaaaggtaataaaaaaataaaaaacctgaGTAGAACAAatggatttatttttaatcctaaaaataaatttatttattttttcataatttaattttgaaacaaaaattaaaatttaccgAAAAAACTGAGAAAGAAGACTACCAGAGTGAAAATTCGATATACGTGACGGatgataatcaaacttttgaattttttttctatttatttatctattgaAATGTATgagtgtttttattattattgtcataCATAGTTATTAAAAGTCCGGAACCATTACTATTTTCTAACCTAAATTTGTAACCCAACATAGGGAACTTTTGTTTTACTTAGCAACCTttctgaatatatatatatatatatatatatataaaatgcagTTCATCAAAAGTCACTCAATGGCCTATAAAAAAGCAATCATGTTTAGATGTATATTcgatttttattctattatttattttatgataattatactaaaaattatattgagtTGATTTTAGAAGTATAAAAGCCAAAACATATTAGGGATGACCACAATCAAGATAACTTTCTAACAATAACGCACAAGAATAGAAGAAAGATGACTTAAATAGAGCTTTTAAGGTTAGGACAATCATCACCTGAACCTTAAACTTATTATGCAGGAAAAACATATaagtgaaatataatataatgaactATATTAACTACAAGAGTTAAACTTACTTAATTAGAGAGGTGAGCCCCAAGGATAATGCAAGTAAATGCCCATCCACATTCACTGAACCTGGAAGAAATAACAAAGATggaaccaaatttttttaaagtttttttgttCCAATTGTTTGATATGCAAATAGAaggaaattatttaagaaaaaaaaaaaggaatggcATCACCATCACCATAACCATgtttatgttaatatatttgaCAGATAGATATTTGCAATGTTTTAAATTGACATATAAAGTTGTGTATGAAGGAATGCGAAATAAAAGTATGGTGCCTAAAGGGAATAAAGTAACGAAGAAGCATATCAAATAAGAGATTAATAAAACAATTGGTACAAGTAAAAACTTTATTGCTCGTCGTAACACCTTGTTGAAGAAACTGGATCAGTTTATTAAGAAACAATGGCCCCGCAAAACCAAAACAATCATTAATCACCTGGAAGAATTTCTCATACATTTAGTAAATGCGTAAATAAATTGAAACCAGATAAAATAAAGCAAAGTCAGattaaattttggtttatttatGGCCAAAGAATTGGTATTTTAATATTGACATAGATATACTTCATAAAAGACATCCAAATACAAAACAAGGACATGATAAGGACTCATTATCATATGAAAACATCTTGTTGTGTTCCCTTGTAACTAATAAGTATATGTGTCAATTGTCATGGTGTTGATGtcattaaaattatgtaataatccTTGTAATCCTACTTACTTAAGTGATCTTGTTTTTAAATTGACATGATAAACAATTCAGATTCTGTAACTTTAAAACATGTCAAGGTATCAATACCTTGGACCATGGAATGCCATATACAAACTATGAAAAATTCTCTACTTATTTAGAAATTGATAAGGATcgtatttttctaataaagatGTCAAGGTACAAGTAAAACATGTTATGTCATGCAGGCTGTCATACTATGAGTATATTTTCTAGTGGCACAACCGAAATTTCTAGGTACATAAACAATCAGTTATCTATCACAACAGTAGTTGGGAAACTATACTATTTTGATTGATAGACCTTGAACCATTGCTTGTTACAGAAATCAATgcataattcaaaacaaaaagcatCTTCTGTACACATAAACTTACTGAGCTATTGGACAGACATTAAATTTCCTTTCATTTCAGGATAAAAAGGCTAGAACTTGCATCTCCACAGAAAAAGTAGAATCCCATGTTGGAATTGAAAATTCGAAAGTGTTGAAAAAGGTATAACTTGGACGAATTAGATTCCAGCAGTCCATAACAGTCATATAGTATAAATATTGCATATAAAGACTAGAGAATTATGCACAAACTTTGGTTTAGTATGTGGGAGGAAAACACgatttcaatttgaaaaatacCTTCATTAAACCCAGGCGGAGATATGACCATCCAGATGCACTACAGAGTGCTCTAAACAAAGATGGTTAGAGCCATTGTTACTCAGTTCATCTTGCCAGCAGGATAAAATCACATCATGACAGGAAGAAGGACCCATATCAGTCCGTAGTGGCAGCAGGTTATCAGAGTCTAATTGTTTTACCACACCATGATTCATTAATGGAGTTGTGAAGCTGaaatcaaatcccaaaagtTTCCATCATTTCCCTATATAGGAagaatattaaaacaaaaaactaaaacTGTGACAGCATATTCATTCAGAATTGAAACGTGATCTATaaacaaaaatgtaattttcaCATGCACTATGCCTGCTACTACAATCAAATCAACTCATTTTCATATTATGAATGGATGTGACAAGTAAAAGATTTTAAACAAATAGCTATCTTCTCGTCCTCAAATCTTATTGATATGCAATATATATCTTAAGTACCCTTGTTGAGTAAAGTTCTTCAACATGATACAAAGTTctatttattatcattactaTAAAATGACTTATATTTACCTCAGATTTAAACGCCCTAATAGTTGATGATCCATCAAGTGTTTCCGTGAATGATGAGTATATTGGAGAGCGTAAAACACTGTCCAGTCGTAGTAATTCTCTCGATGTTGACCTGTAGAAGAACTGAAGCCACTGCATAGATCAGTTGATTGTTGTCTATTATACCAAGTCAAAGAAGTGATTATGGTTTTAAACGTTTGAGACCCAAGAAACactgaaataatttatttgtagttTTATAAAAGCTTTATTTTGTACTCCATAATTATGAGGGTTTCCAAATTCGTacaatttaataacaaataatccTAATAGTTTTAGGAACTTACATTCTAAAAAACAAGGAGTGTGGTTAAATATGAAAGTgtcaataagaaaaaataatacctGAAATCTACTGTAGATATAACAAAATGGCAATAGCAAGAGTAAGAAGAAGACCTACAGAAAATCGAAAGATAAAAATAGATCATGGGGAACATTAAGACAAATATTGGTAGTTCCATAATACATATGACAAACTAAGAAAATCGTTGTACCTGTACGTAACACAAAATTATTGTAATACCCAACAGGCCTACGAATTCGCTAGGAGAATGTTCAGAATGAATGGAAGTGAATCATCAATGGTATAAAGATCTGAAGATAACCTACACAAAACAGAAGAAATCGTGAAacataaaattcatattatCATTATCTGCTATTATTCCCTGAAGACATCTTATTCTAACCTGTTCAGTATTCTCCCACCAGGGGTCTGATCAAAGAATTGGACAGGTGCATTCATAAAGCTTGTTGAGCAATTTATTGTGTACCTTAGTTGCAGcttgt
This region of Vigna unguiculata cultivar IT97K-499-35 chromosome 5, ASM411807v1, whole genome shotgun sequence genomic DNA includes:
- the LOC114183674 gene encoding ABC transporter C family member 13-like isoform X3, encoding MGSNFSDCKLPRVFFLLLLLPFCYIYSRFQFFYRSTSRELLRLDSVLRSPIYSSFTETLDGSSTIRAFKSELHNSINESWCGKTIRL